In a single window of the Caulobacter soli genome:
- a CDS encoding DUF2293 domain-containing protein translates to MTIGQAFGLVAQAHVRHAFTDYARLLRIPGMTRDEALLIVRPEVAAIIAGWATPRGGRGVVADPPCEAPV, encoded by the coding sequence GTGACGATCGGCCAGGCCTTCGGTCTGGTGGCTCAGGCCCACGTCCGCCACGCCTTCACCGACTACGCCCGCCTGCTGCGGATCCCGGGCATGACGCGTGACGAGGCGCTGCTGATCGTCCGGCCCGAGGTGGCGGCGATCATCGCCGGCTGGGCGACGCCACGTGGCGGCCGGGGCGTGGTTGCTGATCCACCGTGCGAGGCACCGGTTTAG
- a CDS encoding RHS repeat-associated core domain-containing protein has protein sequence MTSSVGTASEAYGYDARGNLTSSGAKTYAYDIENRLISTSDGQLLYDPLGRLSAIIPVSGASVYFAYDDVDVVAEYGGIGLLLRRYVNGPGADDPIITYEGADLTQKRWLMSDAQGSIVSSSDATGAAQTPNSYDEYGIGSGNPGRFGYTGQMRMPELGDLYNYKARIYSPTLGRFLQTDPTGYGTGLN, from the coding sequence GTGACCAGCAGCGTCGGGACCGCCAGCGAGGCCTATGGCTATGACGCCCGAGGCAACCTGACCTCCAGCGGCGCCAAGACCTATGCCTATGACATCGAAAACCGCCTGATCTCGACCAGCGACGGTCAGTTGCTCTACGACCCGCTGGGGCGGCTGTCGGCGATCATTCCGGTCAGCGGCGCGTCGGTCTACTTCGCCTACGATGACGTCGACGTGGTGGCCGAATATGGCGGCATCGGCTTGCTCCTGCGCCGCTATGTCAACGGTCCCGGGGCCGACGATCCGATCATCACTTATGAGGGCGCAGACCTGACCCAGAAGCGCTGGCTGATGTCGGACGCCCAGGGCTCGATCGTCTCGTCCAGCGACGCCACGGGCGCGGCCCAGACTCCCAACAGTTATGATGAGTACGGCATCGGCTCAGGCAACCCGGGGCGCTTCGGGTACACCGGCCAGATGCGAATGCCGGAGTTGGGCGATCTCTACAACTACAAGGCCCGCATCTACTCGCCGACCTTGGGACGGTTTCTACAAACTGATCCGACTGGGTATGGGACGGGTCTGAACTAG
- a CDS encoding efflux RND transporter permease subunit: MLARLIDLSVRFRWIVALLAVALLAYGGAQLAGLPIDAVPDITNRQVQINTIAPALGPEEVERQVTFPVETALAGIPGLVETRSLSRHGFSQITAVFTDATDLYFARNLINERLQAARATLPEGLEPSMGPPVTGLGEVYIWTVELAGPTARPGAVYVTPEGDRLTTDIEKATYLRTVQDWIVAPQLKTLKGVAGVDVLGGYVKQYVVQPDPAKLSAFGISLPQLIDALEHANRVEGAGYVQRGGEAYIVRADARVKSLGELAETPVGRRGSAVIRVSDVATVVIGQAPRLGSASEAGREVVIGTALMLAGENSRTVAARVGDRLKDIQASLPAGVVVKPVLDRTDLVDATIRTVEHNLAFGALLVIAVLFVALGNIRAAIITALVIPLSFLFAAIAMRRFGISGNLMSLGALDFGLIVDGAVVVIENTLGRLALRRGELGRSLDARERIEIAASSAREMARPAAFGQAIILMVYAPLLAFEGVEGKMFGPMAATVMFALAGAFLLSLTFVPAMAALLIGEPKGHGETRVMTAVKARFEPTLRRLVGRPVAVAAGAGLALLIGVVAFASLGREFIPTLDEGDLMVQASRVPSISLEQSQAMQFRVEKTLSAMPEVALVFTRTGTAEIASDPMPPSASDTFVILKPRKDWPDPRLPKAALVERMEGALAKHLGNAYEFTQPIQMRFNELIAGVRSDVAVSVYGDDFAIMDQTAQKIAKTLRGVRGAADVKVEQVSGQPTITATVDRTAAAALGVHASDAADALAIGLGGREAGHILEGDRRFDVVVRLDEQRRNDPAVMGQLPVMSEGAPPGTAAIPLSTLARFDAAEGPNQISRENGKRRIVVQANVRGRDLGGFVADAKTAVRDEVPLPAGSWLDWGGQFENLERASARLAVIVPVVFLVIVILLYFALGSAAEAALVFACVPLALVGGAVALALRGIPFSISAAVGFIAVSGVATLNGLVLMQSIKQQLTAGLGPVEAVISGTVSRLRAVLTTALVAMLGFLPMALAIGPGAEVQKPLATVVIGGLLTSTSLTLLALPVFAAWLAKRGWMKAESDSST; this comes from the coding sequence ATGCTTGCTCGACTGATCGACCTCTCCGTCCGCTTCCGCTGGATCGTCGCCCTGCTGGCCGTGGCCTTGCTGGCCTATGGCGGCGCCCAACTCGCCGGCCTGCCCATCGACGCGGTTCCCGACATCACCAACCGCCAGGTGCAGATCAACACCATCGCTCCGGCCCTCGGTCCCGAGGAGGTCGAGCGCCAAGTCACGTTCCCGGTCGAGACGGCCCTGGCCGGCATTCCCGGCTTGGTCGAGACCCGCTCGCTGTCGCGTCACGGCTTCTCGCAGATCACCGCGGTCTTCACCGACGCCACCGACCTTTACTTCGCCCGCAACCTGATCAACGAGCGGCTTCAAGCCGCCCGCGCCACTCTGCCCGAAGGCCTGGAGCCCAGCATGGGACCGCCGGTCACCGGGCTTGGCGAGGTCTATATCTGGACCGTCGAACTGGCGGGCCCGACGGCGCGGCCCGGCGCGGTCTATGTCACCCCCGAGGGTGACCGCCTAACCACCGACATCGAGAAGGCCACCTATCTGCGCACGGTCCAGGACTGGATCGTCGCCCCGCAGTTGAAGACCTTGAAGGGCGTGGCCGGGGTCGATGTGCTGGGCGGATATGTGAAGCAATATGTCGTCCAGCCCGACCCGGCCAAGCTATCGGCGTTCGGCATCAGCCTGCCGCAACTGATCGACGCCCTGGAACACGCCAACCGCGTCGAGGGCGCCGGCTACGTCCAGCGCGGCGGCGAGGCCTACATCGTTCGCGCCGACGCCCGGGTGAAGAGCCTGGGCGAATTGGCCGAGACCCCCGTGGGTCGGCGCGGGTCGGCGGTGATCCGCGTCTCCGACGTCGCCACCGTCGTTATCGGCCAGGCCCCGCGCCTAGGTTCGGCGAGCGAGGCGGGCCGTGAGGTCGTCATCGGCACCGCCTTGATGCTGGCCGGCGAGAACAGCCGCACCGTCGCCGCGCGGGTCGGCGACCGCTTGAAGGACATCCAGGCCAGCCTCCCGGCCGGCGTGGTGGTCAAGCCGGTGCTGGACCGCACCGACCTGGTCGACGCCACCATCCGCACCGTCGAGCACAACCTGGCCTTCGGGGCGCTGCTGGTCATCGCCGTGCTGTTCGTAGCCCTGGGCAACATCCGCGCGGCGATCATCACCGCCCTGGTCATACCCCTGTCGTTCCTGTTCGCCGCCATCGCCATGCGGCGGTTCGGGATCAGTGGAAACCTGATGAGCCTGGGGGCGCTGGACTTCGGCCTGATCGTCGATGGTGCGGTGGTGGTGATCGAGAACACCCTGGGCCGCCTGGCGCTTCGCCGTGGCGAACTGGGCCGGTCTCTGGACGCCCGCGAGCGCATAGAGATCGCCGCCTCTTCCGCCCGGGAGATGGCGCGGCCCGCCGCCTTCGGTCAGGCCATCATCCTGATGGTCTATGCGCCCCTGCTGGCCTTCGAGGGCGTCGAGGGCAAGATGTTCGGCCCGATGGCTGCAACGGTGATGTTCGCCCTGGCCGGGGCGTTCCTGCTGTCCCTGACCTTCGTGCCCGCGATGGCTGCCCTGCTGATCGGCGAACCCAAGGGGCATGGCGAGACCCGGGTCATGACCGCCGTCAAGGCGCGGTTCGAGCCGACCCTGCGCCGCCTGGTCGGCCGACCGGTCGCGGTGGCGGCGGGCGCCGGCCTGGCGCTGCTGATCGGCGTCGTCGCCTTCGCGAGTCTGGGCCGCGAGTTCATTCCCACGCTCGACGAAGGCGACCTGATGGTTCAAGCCTCTCGCGTGCCGTCGATCTCGCTGGAGCAAAGCCAGGCGATGCAGTTCCGGGTCGAAAAGACCCTGTCGGCCATGCCCGAGGTGGCCCTAGTGTTCACCCGCACAGGCACCGCCGAGATCGCCTCAGACCCCATGCCGCCCAGCGCCTCGGACACCTTCGTCATCCTCAAGCCACGCAAGGACTGGCCCGATCCGCGCCTGCCCAAGGCCGCGCTGGTTGAGCGCATGGAGGGTGCGCTCGCCAAGCATCTGGGCAACGCCTACGAGTTCACCCAGCCGATCCAGATGCGGTTCAATGAACTGATCGCCGGGGTCCGCTCGGACGTCGCCGTCAGCGTCTATGGCGACGACTTCGCGATCATGGACCAGACCGCCCAGAAGATCGCCAAGACCCTGCGTGGCGTGCGGGGCGCGGCCGACGTCAAGGTCGAGCAGGTCTCGGGTCAGCCGACCATCACGGCCACGGTGGACCGCACGGCCGCCGCCGCGCTCGGCGTCCACGCCAGCGACGCCGCCGACGCCCTGGCCATCGGCCTGGGCGGACGCGAGGCCGGCCATATCCTTGAGGGCGACCGGCGATTCGACGTCGTGGTCCGCCTCGACGAGCAGCGCCGCAACGATCCAGCCGTCATGGGGCAACTGCCGGTGATGTCCGAGGGCGCGCCGCCCGGCACGGCGGCGATCCCGCTCTCGACCCTGGCCCGCTTCGACGCCGCCGAAGGCCCCAATCAGATCAGCCGGGAGAACGGCAAGCGCCGCATCGTCGTCCAGGCCAACGTCCGAGGCCGCGACCTGGGCGGCTTCGTCGCCGACGCCAAGACCGCCGTACGCGATGAGGTTCCCCTTCCCGCCGGCTCATGGCTCGACTGGGGCGGTCAGTTCGAGAACCTTGAGCGCGCCTCGGCGCGGCTGGCGGTGATCGTGCCGGTCGTCTTCCTAGTGATCGTGATCCTGCTCTACTTCGCCCTGGGGTCGGCGGCGGAGGCGGCGCTGGTCTTCGCCTGCGTGCCCCTGGCCCTGGTCGGCGGGGCGGTGGCGTTGGCGTTGCGCGGCATACCGTTCTCGATCTCGGCCGCAGTCGGCTTCATCGCGGTGTCAGGCGTGGCCACGCTGAACGGCCTGGTGCTGATGCAGAGCATCAAGCAGCAGTTGACCGCAGGGCTGGGGCCGGTCGAGGCGGTGATCAGCGGCACGGTCAGCCGTCTACGCGCGGTCCTGACCACAGCCCTCGTCGCCATGCTCGGCTTCCTGCCCATGGCGCTCGCCATCGGCCCCGGCGCGGAGGTGCAGAAGCCGCTGGCCACGGTCGTCATCGGCGGCCTGCTGACTTCAACCTCGCTGACCTTGTTGGCCTTGCCGGTGTTCGCGGCCTGGCTGGCGAAGAGGGGGTGGATGAAGGCGGAGTCCGACAGTTCGACTTAG
- a CDS encoding efflux RND transporter periplasmic adaptor subunit, translating into MIARRHVIASAVALIAATGLGYGAAQFVGSRSAAPAHEEEGGEHAEHGAADLVPLKLADAAAAGVSVITPGRGGGADILLPGRVTLAANALAALGAPVSGTVERVHVSAGANVAAGSPIATLRSADAASGRANLDAAGAGVKAAQAAASRDRRLFDAGVVARQDWEASQAVAEKAQADYRAAQAQVRAMGGPGANGVTVLRSPIAGVVTRIETQVGGFLTQGALVAEIADQSRAEYVFDAPAAAAGSIRLGQVIHVQTPDGQEAPATISAVAPGASGGNTATVRATPSGKTAPVGSVVSARVMTGAGGSGAIIVPSEAVQTVEGRPVVFVIEAAGFRAKPVTPGRVTAGSTEILRGLTDAERIAGKGAFLLKAELGKGEAGHED; encoded by the coding sequence ATGATCGCTCGTCGCCATGTCATCGCCTCGGCGGTCGCCCTCATCGCCGCCACCGGCCTTGGATACGGAGCCGCCCAGTTCGTCGGAAGCCGCTCGGCTGCTCCGGCCCATGAGGAAGAAGGCGGCGAGCACGCGGAACACGGCGCGGCCGACCTCGTGCCCCTGAAGCTCGCCGACGCGGCGGCGGCCGGCGTCTCCGTCATCACGCCAGGACGCGGCGGCGGCGCGGACATCCTGTTGCCCGGACGGGTGACCCTGGCCGCAAACGCCCTGGCCGCCCTCGGCGCGCCGGTGTCGGGCACGGTGGAACGCGTTCACGTCTCGGCTGGTGCGAACGTCGCCGCCGGATCGCCTATCGCTACCTTGCGGAGCGCCGACGCCGCCTCCGGCCGCGCCAACCTCGATGCGGCTGGAGCTGGAGTAAAAGCCGCTCAGGCCGCCGCCAGCCGCGACCGCCGTCTCTTCGACGCCGGCGTCGTCGCCCGTCAGGACTGGGAAGCCAGCCAGGCCGTCGCCGAAAAGGCCCAGGCCGACTATCGCGCCGCCCAGGCTCAGGTTCGCGCCATGGGCGGGCCGGGGGCCAATGGCGTCACGGTTCTACGCAGCCCCATCGCCGGGGTCGTGACGCGGATCGAGACCCAGGTCGGCGGCTTCCTGACCCAGGGCGCGCTCGTCGCCGAGATCGCCGACCAGAGCCGCGCTGAATACGTTTTCGACGCCCCCGCCGCCGCCGCTGGCTCCATCCGGCTTGGCCAGGTGATCCATGTGCAGACGCCGGACGGTCAGGAAGCGCCGGCCACCATCAGCGCCGTGGCCCCGGGCGCGTCCGGCGGCAACACCGCCACCGTGCGGGCGACGCCATCGGGCAAGACCGCGCCGGTCGGGTCCGTCGTCTCGGCGCGGGTGATGACGGGAGCCGGCGGGAGCGGCGCGATCATCGTGCCCAGCGAGGCCGTCCAGACCGTCGAGGGCCGCCCGGTGGTCTTCGTGATCGAGGCGGCAGGCTTCCGTGCCAAGCCGGTGACGCCTGGCCGGGTCACCGCCGGCTCGACTGAAATCCTGCGCGGCCTGACGGACGCCGAGCGCATCGCCGGCAAAGGTGCCTTCCTGCTCAAGGCCGAACTCGGCAAGGGCGAAGCGGGGCACGAGGACTGA
- a CDS encoding helix-turn-helix domain-containing protein — MDLKFLTTEEVSQRYRGLISVGTLENWRFQQIGPSFLKVGKQVLYPVEVLDAWERSNMVTCKASKVVGRRRLTSPDI, encoded by the coding sequence ATGGATTTGAAGTTTTTAACGACGGAAGAAGTGTCACAGCGCTATCGCGGCCTGATCTCGGTCGGCACGCTGGAGAACTGGCGGTTCCAACAGATAGGCCCCTCCTTCCTGAAAGTGGGAAAGCAGGTGCTCTACCCGGTGGAGGTCCTCGACGCCTGGGAGCGCTCAAACATGGTGACATGCAAGGCGTCAAAGGTCGTGGGCCGCCGACGCCTTACCTCGCCCGATATCTAG
- a CDS encoding RHS repeat domain-containing protein: MTHQLSSLAMRRLALLCLCVGASATGPWAWAQDASVPVVEAPAAEASTTNGQADEASDAALVKAKIADPVANLQPEPDPTDGVAHPPGIRPPVYSATDANGVNLLTGDYSQGEAINSIGSGGARGLATSNSYFSGTARGSMNSYFQLSDDGHSVFTNLVLQGESMTFRGNPTSGCCTPVGDSVGSWSYPGSVITYTAPDGRVAMFENRTWVTNNRTPIGLITSLKYPTGEVLTFTRDGSENTKVESSLGYALVGSAGGAFAAFSPAAANLKNGGCDTGACAGPTYANQADLGRVLLQGGGFSFRNPTGDKPRTYSRNITTDDQVARVTSFTDGVSTWTYSYTYVVDTRDSSNAPIDGILTTTTTDPQGHVRVVKSRTGNGHILSDTDALGRITTYQYVGDDQGLLGKGKLVQITYPEGNRDYYKFDGYRNVIAKWSLPKGAPAGVDPEVTAVAGATVVRAAYTCHANVCDQLDWVRDARANQTDYTYDATHGGVLTVTRPAAANGVRPQTRYAYGQFTARYVRDGVMQAAAAPVWRVTRVSTCMAGAAPACIGTADEVVTAYSYEDSAQPNNVRLLSKTVRSGNGALSATTSYAYNDRGDVVAIDGPLPGADDTTRAAYDASRWPIAEVTPDPDGAGPLKARATKTTYRADGQVSLVEHGQASSPSDIGLATFGSLQSVQTYYDDQARPRMVVNVGFGETSNISQVSYDQLGRPQCQAMRMNPAVFSSLPLSACDPSTAGAYGQDRITYSEYDAIGRLTRVTSGYLSATPRVEKTVTYTLNGQEQTVADGNGNLTTYAYDALDRLASVRYPNASGGGSSSSDYETYGYDEAGNRTSWRRRDGKTIGFGYDALGRMVLKDLPDAWPDITYGYDNLDRQIAVGPTGASQVNIATMTYDALGCLVTRVSPGAPNSSYGVGATCDQAGRRTSVTYPNNATLTYTYDTLGELTGIWEGAGTSVNLATYAYDDLGRRAMLHYANGTEQRYGYDGASRLKTLTHDLAGTAQDQTWSYDYNPANQVIRRASANSALYDWSGSQSSRSYGVNGLNQVTSSVGTASEAYGYDARGNLTSSGAKTYAYDVENRLISTSDGQLLYDPLGRLSAIVPVSGAPVYFAYDGSDVVAEYGGIGLLLRRYVNGPGADDPIITYEGADLTQKRWLMSDAQGSIVSSSDATGAAQTPNSYDEYGIGSGNPGRFGYTGQMRMPELGDLYNYKARIYSPTLGRFLQTDPTGYDDGLNWYAYVGNDPLNKVDADGRDAIVLNDRFSPWWAPRADHQAIIIGSDKGGWKYFSKDGSLDKRNAAQGPPKYTTAKFKGSLNDFLKKDNLFRRYDTAYRVASSGTQDAKMMDAAHQELLKTYNVAWCNCGDLVHDALVAGGISFPDTVNPSDSVSFMEKSSAWSEMKFPTSGEGRGQPSVFSCDKYPMFCNPGHVDGIAK, encoded by the coding sequence GTGACGCACCAGCTTAGTTCCCTTGCGATGCGTCGGTTGGCGTTACTGTGTCTGTGCGTTGGCGCGAGCGCGACGGGGCCGTGGGCCTGGGCGCAGGATGCGTCCGTTCCGGTTGTCGAGGCTCCGGCTGCCGAGGCGTCGACGACGAACGGTCAGGCGGACGAGGCGAGCGACGCCGCCCTGGTCAAGGCCAAGATCGCCGACCCTGTCGCCAATCTCCAGCCCGAGCCCGATCCAACTGACGGTGTGGCGCATCCGCCGGGCATCCGGCCCCCGGTCTATTCGGCGACCGACGCCAACGGCGTGAACCTGCTGACCGGCGACTATTCGCAAGGCGAGGCGATCAACAGCATCGGCAGCGGCGGCGCGCGCGGGCTGGCGACGAGCAATTCGTACTTCTCGGGCACGGCCCGCGGGTCGATGAACTCCTACTTCCAGCTGTCCGACGACGGGCACTCTGTCTTCACCAACCTGGTGCTGCAGGGCGAAAGCATGACTTTCCGCGGCAACCCGACCAGTGGCTGCTGCACGCCCGTCGGGGACTCCGTCGGAAGCTGGTCCTATCCGGGCTCGGTGATCACCTACACCGCGCCGGACGGCCGGGTGGCGATGTTCGAGAACCGCACCTGGGTCACAAACAACCGCACGCCGATCGGTCTGATCACCAGCCTGAAATATCCAACTGGCGAGGTTCTGACTTTCACCCGGGACGGCAGCGAAAACACCAAGGTCGAAAGCAGCCTGGGCTACGCCCTGGTCGGTTCGGCTGGCGGCGCTTTTGCGGCATTTTCTCCAGCGGCGGCTAATCTCAAGAACGGCGGCTGCGACACCGGCGCGTGCGCTGGCCCGACTTACGCTAACCAGGCCGATCTTGGGCGGGTTCTTCTACAGGGTGGTGGCTTCAGCTTCCGTAACCCCACTGGCGACAAGCCGCGAACCTACAGCCGTAACATCACCACGGACGATCAAGTGGCGCGGGTGACGTCGTTCACCGACGGCGTCTCGACTTGGACCTACAGCTACACCTATGTCGTGGACACGCGAGATTCGAGCAACGCGCCGATCGACGGTATCCTGACGACGACGACCACTGACCCGCAAGGTCATGTCCGGGTGGTCAAGTCGCGCACCGGAAACGGCCACATCCTCAGCGACACCGACGCCTTGGGTCGCATCACCACCTATCAGTATGTCGGCGACGATCAGGGTCTGCTGGGCAAGGGTAAGCTGGTCCAGATCACTTACCCCGAGGGTAATCGCGACTATTACAAGTTCGACGGCTATCGCAACGTCATCGCCAAGTGGAGCCTTCCCAAAGGCGCGCCGGCCGGCGTCGATCCGGAGGTGACGGCGGTGGCCGGCGCCACCGTCGTGCGCGCGGCCTACACCTGCCACGCCAATGTCTGCGATCAACTCGACTGGGTGCGGGACGCGCGCGCCAACCAGACCGACTACACCTATGACGCCACGCACGGCGGGGTGCTGACGGTGACGCGACCGGCGGCGGCCAATGGGGTTCGGCCCCAGACCCGTTACGCCTACGGTCAGTTCACCGCGAGGTACGTGCGAGACGGGGTGATGCAGGCGGCGGCCGCGCCGGTGTGGCGCGTGACCCGGGTCTCGACCTGCATGGCCGGGGCCGCGCCGGCCTGCATCGGCACGGCCGACGAGGTCGTCACGGCCTACAGCTACGAAGACAGCGCCCAGCCCAACAATGTGCGGCTGCTGTCCAAGACCGTGCGCTCGGGCAATGGCGCGCTGTCGGCGACGACCAGCTATGCCTACAACGATCGCGGCGACGTGGTGGCGATCGATGGGCCGCTACCAGGCGCGGACGACACCACTCGCGCGGCCTACGACGCCTCGCGCTGGCCGATCGCCGAGGTGACGCCCGATCCGGACGGCGCCGGACCGCTGAAAGCCCGGGCGACCAAGACAACCTATCGGGCCGACGGCCAGGTCAGCCTGGTGGAGCACGGCCAGGCCTCCAGCCCGAGCGATATCGGCCTTGCCACCTTTGGTTCGCTGCAGAGCGTTCAGACCTATTACGACGACCAGGCGCGCCCGCGCATGGTGGTCAATGTCGGCTTTGGCGAGACCAGCAACATCAGCCAAGTCAGTTACGACCAGCTGGGACGCCCGCAGTGCCAGGCCATGCGGATGAACCCGGCGGTGTTCTCCAGCCTGCCTCTGTCCGCCTGCGACCCGAGCACGGCGGGAGCCTATGGCCAGGACCGCATCACCTACAGCGAATATGACGCGATCGGCCGGCTGACCCGCGTTACCTCCGGCTATCTCAGCGCCACGCCGCGGGTGGAAAAGACCGTCACCTACACCCTCAACGGCCAGGAGCAGACGGTCGCCGACGGCAACGGCAACCTGACGACCTACGCCTATGACGCGCTCGATCGCCTAGCCAGTGTCCGCTATCCCAACGCCTCGGGCGGGGGCAGCTCCAGCAGCGACTACGAGACTTATGGCTACGACGAGGCGGGCAACCGCACCAGCTGGCGGCGGCGCGACGGCAAGACGATCGGCTTTGGCTATGACGCGCTCGGCCGAATGGTCCTGAAGGACCTACCCGACGCCTGGCCCGACATCACATACGGCTACGACAACCTGGATCGCCAGATCGCCGTGGGGCCCACCGGCGCCAGCCAGGTCAATATCGCCACGATGACCTACGACGCCTTGGGCTGCCTGGTCACCCGGGTCAGTCCTGGCGCGCCCAACTCCAGCTACGGGGTTGGGGCCACCTGCGATCAGGCCGGTCGTCGCACCTCGGTGACCTACCCCAACAACGCTACCCTGACCTACACCTACGATACCTTGGGCGAGCTGACCGGGATCTGGGAGGGGGCGGGCACGTCCGTCAACCTGGCGACCTATGCCTATGACGACCTGGGTCGCCGCGCGATGCTGCACTACGCCAACGGGACCGAGCAGCGCTACGGCTATGACGGCGCCTCACGGCTGAAGACCCTGACGCATGACCTGGCCGGAACGGCGCAGGACCAGACCTGGAGCTACGACTACAATCCGGCCAACCAGGTCATCAGACGAGCCAGCGCCAACTCGGCGCTCTATGATTGGAGCGGGAGCCAATCGAGCCGGAGCTATGGCGTCAACGGCCTCAACCAGGTGACCAGCAGCGTCGGGACCGCCAGCGAGGCCTATGGCTATGACGCCCGAGGCAACCTGACCTCCAGCGGCGCCAAGACCTATGCCTATGACGTCGAAAACCGCCTGATCTCGACCAGCGACGGTCAGTTGCTCTACGACCCGCTGGGCCGATTGTCGGCGATCGTCCCGGTCAGCGGCGCGCCGGTCTACTTCGCTTACGACGGCTCGGACGTGGTGGCCGAATATGGCGGCATCGGCTTGCTCCTGCGCCGCTATGTCAACGGTCCCGGGGCCGACGATCCGATCATCACTTATGAGGGCGCAGACCTGACCCAGAAGCGCTGGCTGATGTCGGACGCCCAGGGCTCGATCGTCTCGTCCAGCGACGCCACGGGCGCGGCCCAGACTCCCAACAGTTATGATGAGTACGGCATCGGCTCAGGCAACCCGGGGCGCTTCGGGTACACCGGCCAGATGCGAATGCCGGAGTTGGGCGATCTCTACAACTACAAGGCCCGCATCTACTCGCCGACCTTGGGACGGTTTCTACAAACCGACCCCACAGGCTATGACGATGGGCTCAACTGGTACGCTTATGTGGGCAATGACCCTCTGAATAAAGTCGATGCCGATGGACGAGACGCCATTGTCTTAAATGATCGCTTCAGCCCATGGTGGGCCCCGAGGGCTGACCATCAGGCGATAATTATAGGCAGTGATAAGGGGGGGTGGAAGTATTTCTCCAAAGATGGCTCTTTGGACAAGCGCAACGCTGCCCAAGGGCCGCCAAAGTACACCACTGCTAAGTTCAAGGGATCGCTTAACGATTTCCTAAAGAAGGATAATCTGTTCCGTAGATACGATACCGCCTACAGAGTGGCTTCGTCTGGCACGCAGGATGCTAAGATGATGGATGCGGCGCATCAGGAACTTCTCAAAACCTATAATGTGGCTTGGTGTAACTGTGGTGATCTTGTTCACGACGCTCTGGTTGCTGGCGGCATATCTTTTCCGGACACTGTCAATCCATCTGATAGCGTTTCATTTATGGAAAAATCTTCTGCATGGAGCGAGATGAAATTTCCGACGTCCGGCGAAGGCCGAGGTCAGCCCTCAGTATTTTCTTGTGATAAGTATCCAATGTTTTGCAATCCGGGTCATGTGGACGGTATAGCGAAATGA
- a CDS encoding TolC family protein produces the protein MSSNRWPLRAALVCATSGVFCTSVAAQIAPPFQVLLKQAQASAPRLVLGVAETRVAEGQAVQAAARPNPTLGLMVENAAGSGPYKDFDSAETTLSIEQPLELGGKRAARTSAAQADFAAAQARAALGQVDFARDLALAYVNAEAAQQRLAIARDGVDLAQADAKAARLLVDNGKEAQVRAVQAGAGLATAHADLAAVRAEAEAALARLSALIGSSETYIAVTGGLLNAVPAPPQPGPTFSPAIAAARAERDAAERRIAVERARRVPDLAVSFGVRQFQSDDSTAAVFGISAPLPLFDRNRGAVAAATANAQAAQARLAMAQAEQDGDRRAATAQVAAAGQTLEASRQAEGAASEAYRLARIGYDAGRLPLSELLTARRDLIAARGRAVDTKLARVKALADLARAQGRIPFGDQP, from the coding sequence ATGTCATCGAACCGATGGCCGCTGCGCGCGGCCTTGGTCTGCGCCACTTCCGGGGTGTTCTGCACATCCGTCGCGGCCCAGATCGCCCCGCCTTTCCAAGTCCTGCTGAAACAGGCCCAGGCCTCCGCGCCGCGCCTGGTGCTTGGAGTCGCCGAAACGCGCGTGGCCGAGGGCCAGGCGGTGCAAGCCGCCGCCCGCCCTAACCCGACCCTGGGCCTGATGGTCGAGAACGCCGCCGGGTCTGGTCCCTACAAAGACTTCGACAGCGCCGAGACCACGCTGTCGATCGAGCAGCCGCTGGAGTTGGGCGGTAAGCGCGCGGCACGGACCTCGGCGGCCCAGGCCGATTTCGCCGCCGCCCAGGCGCGCGCCGCCTTGGGGCAGGTCGATTTCGCCCGTGACCTGGCGCTGGCCTACGTCAACGCCGAGGCGGCCCAGCAGCGCCTCGCCATCGCCAGGGATGGCGTCGATCTGGCCCAGGCCGACGCCAAGGCCGCCCGCCTGCTCGTCGACAACGGCAAGGAGGCTCAGGTGCGGGCCGTCCAGGCCGGGGCAGGATTGGCCACGGCTCACGCCGACTTGGCCGCCGTCCGGGCCGAGGCCGAGGCGGCGTTGGCCCGCCTGAGTGCGCTGATAGGTTCGTCCGAGACCTACATCGCCGTCACTGGCGGCCTCCTTAACGCCGTCCCCGCGCCGCCACAGCCAGGGCCGACCTTCAGTCCGGCCATCGCGGCCGCTCGTGCAGAGCGTGACGCCGCCGAGCGTCGGATCGCGGTGGAGCGCGCCCGTCGTGTTCCGGACCTCGCCGTCAGCTTCGGGGTCCGGCAGTTCCAGAGCGACGATTCCACGGCGGCCGTCTTCGGCATCTCCGCGCCCTTGCCATTGTTCGACCGCAACCGGGGCGCGGTCGCCGCCGCCACGGCCAATGCTCAGGCCGCCCAGGCCCGGCTGGCCATGGCGCAGGCCGAACAGGATGGCGACCGCCGCGCCGCGACCGCCCAGGTCGCCGCCGCCGGTCAGACCTTGGAAGCCTCCCGGCAGGCGGAAGGCGCCGCGTCCGAGGCCTATCGCCTGGCCCGGATCGGCTACGACGCCGGTCGCCTTCCCCTGTCCGAACTGCTGACCGCCCGTCGCGACCTGATCGCCGCGCGGGGCCGCGCCGTCGACACCAAGCTGGCGCGCGTCAAGGCGCTCGCCGACCTCGCCCGCGCCCAGGGCCGCATCCCCTTCGGAGATCAGCCATGA